In one window of Maribacter sp. BPC-D8 DNA:
- the crcB gene encoding fluoride efflux transporter CrcB, translating into MKQFLLVFIGGGFGSILRYYISKNLNAYYSNFYLGTFLVNIIGCLLIGILIGLSLKNNYISENQTLLLATGFCGGFTTFSTFALESNILFKESSLLQTSLYMGLSVSIGILAISLGLWICRML; encoded by the coding sequence ATGAAACAATTTTTACTGGTTTTTATAGGCGGAGGGTTTGGTAGTATTTTAAGATACTATATATCAAAGAACCTGAATGCCTACTATTCAAATTTCTATCTAGGTACATTTCTAGTCAATATTATTGGTTGCCTACTTATAGGTATATTAATAGGTCTCTCTCTCAAGAACAATTACATTTCAGAAAATCAAACTTTACTATTAGCCACCGGTTTCTGCGGGGGCTTTACTACTTTCTCTACATTCGCATTAGAAAGCAACATTCTTTTTAAAGAATCTTCATTACTTCAAACATCCTTATATATGGGTCTAAGTGTATCGATTGGTATACTAGCCATATCATTAGGGCTATGGATTTGCAGAATGTTATAG
- a CDS encoding ammonium transporter: protein MNEVTQESMDKALEAINADMGALWIVLAGILVFFMQAGFTLVEVGFTRSKNTGNIIMKNLMDLAIGSLLFWAVGYGIMYGSDLVLGGLFRSSPTDQGYFFFSATDWYNLFFQTVFCATAATIVSGAVAERTKFSTYLILSAVLTTLIYPISGSWYWPFDDDAWLNAAGFIDFAGSSVVHAVGGGAALVAAIMVGPRIGKYVDGEVKAIPGHNMLLGSLGVFILWLGWFGFNGGSQLAWGGDDTIAAGSVIINTNLSAAIGAIAALFLTWLRYGKPDLSMTLNGALAGLVGITAGCGAVNAYGAIAIGLVCGLAVVLSIELLDKKLKIDDPVGAISVHGTCGFLGTVLVGVFALDGGLLYGGGASLLWVQTYGSLAYILWAAFGTFVVLFILKKTIGLRVSKQDEIEGLDLTEHGLEAYPEHISSDK, encoded by the coding sequence ATGAATGAAGTAACACAAGAATCGATGGACAAGGCTTTGGAAGCCATAAATGCCGACATGGGGGCATTATGGATTGTACTCGCCGGTATTTTAGTCTTCTTTATGCAAGCTGGGTTTACTTTGGTAGAAGTTGGTTTTACCAGAAGTAAGAATACCGGAAATATTATCATGAAAAACTTAATGGACCTTGCAATTGGATCTCTTTTGTTTTGGGCTGTAGGTTATGGTATAATGTATGGAAGTGATTTAGTATTAGGAGGATTATTTAGATCTAGCCCAACAGATCAAGGGTATTTCTTTTTTAGTGCTACAGACTGGTACAATTTATTCTTTCAAACTGTATTTTGTGCTACAGCAGCTACAATTGTATCTGGTGCAGTTGCAGAACGTACTAAATTTTCAACATATTTAATTTTATCAGCCGTATTAACAACACTAATCTACCCTATATCTGGTAGTTGGTACTGGCCATTTGATGATGATGCATGGTTGAACGCCGCTGGTTTTATAGATTTTGCAGGATCTTCAGTAGTACATGCTGTTGGTGGCGGTGCTGCCTTGGTAGCTGCTATTATGGTTGGCCCTAGAATTGGCAAATATGTTGACGGAGAAGTAAAAGCTATACCAGGTCATAATATGTTATTAGGATCACTTGGTGTATTTATACTATGGTTAGGTTGGTTTGGTTTCAACGGTGGATCTCAATTAGCTTGGGGTGGTGATGATACTATAGCAGCAGGTAGTGTAATTATAAACACTAATTTATCTGCAGCAATCGGTGCTATTGCAGCACTTTTCTTGACTTGGTTGAGATATGGAAAACCAGACCTTTCAATGACTTTGAACGGCGCACTTGCAGGCTTAGTAGGTATAACCGCTGGTTGTGGAGCAGTAAACGCATATGGTGCAATTGCCATTGGTTTAGTTTGTGGTTTAGCAGTAGTACTTTCTATCGAACTATTAGATAAAAAATTAAAGATAGATGATCCTGTTGGAGCAATTTCTGTACATGGTACATGTGGTTTTCTTGGAACCGTATTAGTAGGAGTCTTCGCTTTAGATGGCGGTCTATTATATGGCGGTGGAGCTAGTCTTCTTTGGGTACAAACTTATGGCTCTCTTGCCTATATTCTTTGGGCTGCCTTTGGAACGTTCGTTGTACTATTTATATTAAAGAAAACAATCGGATTACGTGTTTCAAAACAAGATGAGATTGAAGGATTAGATCTTACCGAGCATGGATTAGAAGCTTATCCAGAACATATATCAAGCGACAAATAA
- a CDS encoding P-II family nitrogen regulator, with product MKKIEAIIRKSKFDDVKEALHNIEVNFFSYWDVTGVGNEKQGHVYRGISYSTTDIQRRYLSIVVSDDFLDKTVSSILESAYSGNVGDGKIFVSEVQEAYRIRTKEKGLAGIN from the coding sequence ATGAAAAAAATCGAGGCAATTATCAGAAAATCAAAGTTTGACGATGTCAAAGAGGCGTTGCACAATATTGAAGTGAACTTCTTTAGTTACTGGGATGTAACAGGAGTAGGAAATGAAAAACAAGGTCATGTTTATCGTGGCATTTCATATAGCACTACAGACATACAACGCAGGTATTTATCTATTGTAGTATCTGACGACTTTCTTGACAAAACAGTGAGTTCAATTCTTGAATCTGCATATTCTGGTAATGTCGGCGATGGTAAAATATTTGTTTCTGAGGTTCAGGAAGCTTACCGAATTAGAACTAAGGAAAAAGGCTTGGCAGGAATTAACTAA
- a CDS encoding outer membrane beta-barrel protein, with product MKTIINTKYVKNIFATGLMLFAAAGVVAQEEEEEKKISISGSVDAYWRTAFKDGGAATTATGTSFANQTGFALGMANIIGSYEMENTGVVVDLVFGPRGTEATFENDVLNGVINQAYAYWNVSDKVTLTAGRWNTFLGYEVIAPAANFNYSVSYLFSNGPFSHLGVKADIALSDDVSLMLSVSNPWDVNDTSSTGDYAFGTQLGAFDQYLNLYYDSGSNGGLGFEIDYTGGFDISEDFFFGINAAYNDNSETGTGFYGAAIYPQLTTSESFAIGLRGEYIAFTDDLLDDDVPVLGLTLTGSFTKDNLIIKPEIRLDSFGNDVEPFIESDGIGTTNSLSTFAIAAIYSF from the coding sequence ATGAAAACGATTATTAATACAAAGTACGTAAAAAATATTTTCGCAACAGGTCTTATGCTTTTTGCAGCTGCTGGCGTAGTAGCTCAAGAAGAGGAAGAAGAGAAAAAGATAAGCATTAGCGGTTCTGTTGATGCCTATTGGAGAACAGCTTTTAAAGATGGTGGAGCTGCAACCACAGCTACGGGAACTTCTTTTGCTAACCAAACTGGTTTTGCATTAGGTATGGCAAATATTATAGGTAGCTATGAAATGGAAAATACCGGTGTTGTAGTAGATTTAGTTTTTGGACCTAGAGGAACAGAAGCTACTTTTGAAAACGACGTTTTAAATGGTGTTATCAACCAAGCTTATGCTTACTGGAATGTCTCTGACAAAGTAACTCTTACAGCTGGTCGTTGGAATACATTTTTAGGTTACGAGGTAATAGCACCTGCTGCCAATTTTAACTATAGTGTTTCTTATTTATTTTCAAATGGACCTTTTTCTCACCTAGGTGTTAAAGCTGATATCGCTTTATCAGATGATGTTAGCTTAATGTTATCGGTTTCAAATCCTTGGGATGTTAATGACACAAGTTCTACAGGAGATTATGCTTTTGGTACTCAATTAGGTGCTTTTGACCAATACCTAAACTTATACTACGATAGTGGTAGTAATGGTGGTCTAGGTTTTGAAATTGATTATACTGGTGGATTTGATATTTCTGAAGATTTCTTCTTTGGAATAAATGCGGCTTACAATGATAACTCAGAAACTGGAACTGGTTTTTATGGAGCAGCGATTTACCCACAATTAACAACTTCAGAAAGTTTTGCTATTGGTTTAAGAGGAGAATATATTGCATTCACTGATGATTTACTAGATGATGATGTTCCTGTACTTGGATTAACTCTTACAGGAAGTTTTACAAAAGATAATTTGATTATTAAGCCAGAAATTAGATTAGATAGTTTTGGTAATGACGTTGAGCCATTTATAGAAAGTGATGGTATCGGCACAACTAATAGCCTATCTACTTTTGCAATAGCAGCTATCTACTCTTTCTAA